Part of the Engraulis encrasicolus isolate BLACKSEA-1 chromosome 1, IST_EnEncr_1.0, whole genome shotgun sequence genome, CCGGAGTGATTTAGTTGCCCAAAGTCAGTAGCAGgggggtccgctcatttttccgacgcaccattggtccgatgcgtcaatgttccgaacatgtCTCATTGTCTCATGCCTACaacacttagtctcagataactttttaccaataaaatgaaaccctttgtcccgacagtccaatgtttcgaccaaaagctgctttatatcaccgtcatctctgaagcctacgcagtggtcatggacaggttaggtttagggaaagttttggtcaaggcacaaatttaaaactcagaaacattgcaatagcctactgacaggttagggttaggaatggttttgggtagggcacaattgtaaaactggGAAACATTGCAGGTtgtgtttaggggtggttttggtaagggcacagctagaccgacTCAGACAGCATCTATGTGCTcatcgcagcgcatgcagctgaagtctacttggcaccgggaaaagcaggacatacgacctgggatgatgaccaaccccaaacagccattggtcggaacattgagctgtcggagcaaagggtttaatttaattatttcgagttagtgggctgtaggattaatgggaaattttcggaatattgacgaatcggaccaaaggggtgtcggaaaaatgacatgctaccgtagcaggtgggctttagatcagattgcatgggttgcatggtcacaccccacccttccactccctaccgcacTCCACTCATACCacacatggctgaggtgcccttgagaaagtCACCTAACTCCATACTGCTCTAGGAACTGTAAATAAGAATGTTGGCTGAGTGGATAAAAACGGCAGgtatgtgtaatgcaatgtaaaaattTTGGTAGTGAGATTTGAACTGTACTGGGTGGTGGATGGACAGGAAATCTATCTGTGGTGTTGGAGGTGGAGTTTATCCTGGACTAAGTGGTAGTTGGACTACATACCCGTGGTGATTGAGGTGAGCGGGAGGTGGATTATAAGTACAACATGTTTATAGATTTCTGTTGGATTGTAGTTTTATATTATACCTGTGGTGTTGGTGATGAAGCTTGTGCTGGACTGGGTGAATGTGGGCTTGGCCAGGGTGGACACCAGGTCCTCAGTGGCCTGAAGCACAGCATCTCCCTTGGAGGACAGACTGTCTGGAGGAGAGTCCAGCAAAATGTCTAGGAGACCAGAGACTGTCTATGGGGAGACATGTGAACACTTTCAATGACACTTGTAGTTATGCCTATATTTGTGTGGctattaggtgctgtttccacgtagctggatatttttttaacagggtattttttttctcctggtaaggtgtaaacgcaacatgtggataaaaataaatcctccattgtaacaaatgcgtttcagccccctaaacaggatcttttttttctccagctttttatacctggattttaaatatctgctacgtggaaacggaaggccaaaaccaatgcaaaaccaatgcaaccaggagaaaaaaaatatccacatataaaaatatccagctacgtggaaacagcaccttactcATTCACAGAAAACCTTACCATCTCGGACAGATCAGTAGACAATGATGAGCTCAGAAATTTCAGTTTGCAATCCACATCTGACGCCTAAACAATGGatgatagaaagaaaaaaaaactcaagaaaGAAGCAGCATTTTTTTCAAGGCACATTCTCATGAATTCTTTTGTCGGGTTATCAGAACAATACAAAtcaaagtaagaaagaaagtctATAATACACAGGCAAGAATGAGTTTCTTTTATTAACTTTGAAGTTTCCCAAGACCCCATAAATATACACTTGTCATCTCTACAACCCCACCTCTACTAAAATATGTGAGATTGATCAGACTGAGTTCCTACgagctttaaccctatccagactggcgggggggctaaaagtgcccgccccaactttgatgttgtatgaGTCCTTAagctacgaaacttggtgacttttcctaaaatttagttggctacagtttagtatcaaaagattaggtttatcacttttgccgttgccatggcaacggttttctgattGGTATGtccgaccaaaaatcactgatctaagtctcattattgttccttttcatatttttttgttatttccattagcatcagacacctttgtgagcatttaagtggtctgaagcatataatcattaaaatgtaagtgcattacctacatttgatggaaaatacattatgacgATTTTTGGCATTAAAATCAGATAATGATAATGACATCATAGTACCAAATAATTACACGGAAATGATGTAATTCATAGATTtacatatgtagatcatctccctcaagtttggtggtcatacggaaACAACTGAAACTGAAACAATATTTAAATATATCATCTGAACGGATGAAAAATCTTGTTGGTGTTGCTTTACGATAGTATCGTCAGGTATAACAGGCATAGGCTTACATACATTAGGAAATCTGTTAGGTGTTGCTGTTCACATTAGAACGTACCTGGCAGTAGTTCCTGATGACCTTTGCTAGTTCTGAATGAAACACAAGGCAAACAAAAGTGTATAAAGACGCAACATCAAATGTAATGCTCTCTCCATTGAGGTGCCAGCTGTGTGATTCAGTTCAGTTTCAAGCTATTCAGGGGATTGTCAGGGATGCTTCTATATCTACATACTACAATGTAAAAAGACAGTGAAATACTATAGACATGTCTATTCAAACCATACGTGTGAGGTCTGACAAAAAAGTTTATGGTGAGGACCCCACATTGTTTATCTAATTCCATTGTACAATGCATAAAGTTAATTAAGGTTAGGCCTACCACTGATCTAATCAAttcccccccaccctcctccggGGTCAGTGAATTGTCGATTTACTTCATTGAAGGCAATTGAATTGATATACAGTATTAATCCATTGGGAACCCAGTCTGACCTTCACAAGGTGCACTGCTGATATTGCCATGGTTACGGAACCCTGGTGGACAGGTGCAGGTGTAGCCCCCAGGTGTGCTCATGCAGGTTCCATTTGGGCCACAATCAGGAGCGTGctccacacattcattcacatctgtACAGAATTGATAGACAGCCTTTCTCATTATACACAGTACATTGAGGTAAAAGCAACTACAATCGTACTTGGAAAGACGAAAGTGCCCAACACCACCAAATAAGGTTGATTTCAATGGCGAGTGAACAGCAGTTGCATGCGCAACTATTAACAAGTTCCATGTGTGTGCTTAAAAGGCCGCCCTCAGAAATGACTGCGTTCAATACAATTTAGGACAGATAGATTGTGCAGGAGTTTCTTCCCTCCAGCCATCCGCTTTTAAAATTCCTACAGTAGGACATCTTTTTATTTTACTATCATTATTCTTCcccttcttttcattcttttcattcttttatttCTTATTCTACACAGCAGAGATCCGTTGCGaccttcatttcactgccaattgtgccaaagaaagcatgtgacaaatataAATCTTGTATATGTGTGAAACAGCATAATGACTGACTGGTGGATGATATCATAAGGCCGAATTCACACCAGGGCGTTGAAGCGAGACaaatgaggtctttctgcttagttttggctggtgtgttctactctgcctttcacaccgacagcatcggcgtgcgcggcgagtcctgttcaaaatcctccCACTGCCAAAGCTAGTGCGCTACtttcatggccgtagccagccatgtgaagtagccgaggtccatgatgcgcgcaAAGCGCGCGCCggaattttattattaatataaaatataaattaaaaatgaattcataaaataaataaatataggctacacaggcctatatacagggcCCTCctatatgaatgtataggccttatgtgaaatagtaaatatgtagacatgtataataataaatatgttgtagttttcagccatgctttggtatcatgcctctttggctatgctttggtatcatgcctcttttattataaacagcatcctcccagtcagtaaagccctttgtaaggaaactaaagcttgaccctgaagttgcacaataagctacatcctcagatggcaagttgctcagccattcatatttttctcccaatgaaattacacttcagctgttttcctccaaagatacagggatagctctgtaactttggagtaaacttttttcttcctagagtcgcatcaaacgttttgtttttatttagttgttatagttcttcacaagcgcagaagacaaaagtctatcaacgagaaagaaaagtagcctatgctccgcgctcctgagccatctgatgtgtcacggctatgcagacacagtagtcacgggagcctcttcaggtgtggatattttactgtgattgactctgacgaagacgtggcaacgtcgatagtcttggcacttgtccaaattaacagaaAAATATctacacctgaagatgttccggtgacctcctctgtcagtgtttatcatatgctttccaatttacaatcaattacctttcacggatatcctgcttttacctttatgcagcagctgatgcagcagccggccttcttaaaataatgactcaaatggctttttaagacaccatagcctacttgttacgcatgagctttatgtaggctatacaacggttggctttctgttagcggagatctcaccaagcgcgtgcttaatgggcgcgttcgtgacggcacattactgcgcaggctgcacacgcacactttgccatttcaatgcatttttccaaccagaaagcatggtaattttgctttgcgcaatgctctgtcacgaacgcgaccaaacacttgcgatgtcggctgagttgcgttctctcccacgagtcgcaccacttgcgatattaatcaatctggtttactctcaaaaacagaacacaaaggcaaaactagaacacatagcacatggatgttaaccacagtttgcaaagatcgcttcacaaaggtttatagatgtttttgtgtgtttcagttggtcatatttgccgttaaaataataataataataaaaaaaacctctcacgataggcgaggtccggacctcggtagcctcaaatgtaactacggccatggctactttgccattcaattGAAAGGGACACCGCCGGTCACTGCCGCTCAAAACctgctcaagttctattttccaaatgcagcgcggagcggagccggctcccgctccactgacgcctgactaccgccggttggtgtggaggGACAGATATGTTTCCTTGTATATTGGTCAGTGCCGGTCCCGCTGGTCCTGCCGTCTCGCGACGCTTCATCGCCTTGGTGTGAAGCCGGCctaacagagaaagaaaaaaaggtggcCAGGCTAAAATGTTTTGCCATGTGGTAGGCTAACACTAACCTTCACATTCGGCGTCCTCCAATATCAATATGTCTTCACTGCCAGAGCTGAATCCCTCCTGGCAATCACagttcactgtaaaacattgcggaCTCATTTAGTTAAGACCACTAAACTGTCTCTTCAACACAATGAGTTCTGATAAGTTGATTGATTTATGTTGGCAAGTCAGCTGTTAAAaaagtaggggggtgggggggtaggtcTGATATTCAAACGATTTCAGTAtgttcttttaaaaatatatattttccatTGCTGTTATGCCTATATCAATGATAGGAAAGTGAGAGAGCGACAGGaaatgagaagggagagagagtcagCGGGGAAAGACTGATAAATTACCTGGGCAGGAATTGAACCTGGTTCGCCAGTGTAGTGGCCCAATGCTCTACAGTTAGGCCACTGCTCGGCCAGTAAATGTTTTTTGAGGGGGGCTTTTCaccttcattatgacaggaaagcAGTAGAAGAGAGTGGTATTAGAATGGGTTGGGAAATGAGccaggccagattcaaacctgggttACCAGGGGTAatgatgacccaggccagattcaaacctgggttACCATGGGTGATGATGATTCAAACCTGGGTTCCTATGGGTGatgatgacccaggccagattcaaacctgggttCCTATGGGTAATgttgacccaggccagattcaaacctgggttCCTATGGGTAATGATGTCCCAGACCAGATTCAAACCTGTGTTACCATGGGTAATGATGACCCAAgccagattcaaacctgggttACCAGGGGTAATGATGCCCATTCAGTCTTATGTATTAACCTCATGAGCCATAGCAGTCCCGTCAATGTTTTTCTTGTTTGCGGTTCAGTAATAAGATACGGATGTGACCCTAACACTAAAACGGTGCGAAAGATCACATGGTATCTCGACTTGGCGTGGAATACGTGTAACACAATAACAGAGACAAATTGTTTACCATCAAGGTTTATTTGTAATTCACCTAAATATCAGGAGCTTACCTCACAAGTCAATCACTATACTCCTTGATAAATTGCATAGTATTGGTCTATGTAAGCAGTCACTTTTTTGGTTTAACTCATATCTTGACTTTAGACGTCAGTCTGTGGCTTTTAATGGCTGTTTTTCTCAGTACACAGTCATGGAAAATGGTGTTCCGCAAGGTTCATGTTTAGGCCCTCTTTTGTTCTCTATATTCATTAATGACCTTCCAAATGTATGCTCCAACTGTAATATCTTgctgtatgctgatgatacagtTATTTATTCTGCTAAACGTGATTTTAATTtaattgagtcctcattgcaATCAGACATTGACGACATTCAAAAGTGGTTCAATGCAAATGGGCTAATACTTAATAAAACTAAGTCTTACAGTATGCTTTTTGACAATAGGTCAACCCGTTATAAGCAAGATCATACTCTGTCAATAAGGTTTGCAGACAATACACTTATGGAGAATGTGGAAGAATTTAAATATGTGGGCCTACTGCTTGACTCAAATCTCTCATTCAAGTCACATATTGACTCTGTTGTCAAGAAAATTAATTTCAATCTAAGACTCTTTTATCACTCTATAAATTGTTTCACTCCACAAATCAGATTACAAATTGTAACACAGCTCTTATTTCCCATTCTTGATTATGCTGACATTGTGTATATGAATACAACGGAATCAAACCTCAAATCTTTAAAAGTTGCTTTCAACAGCCTCTGTCAATTTGTATtgagatgtccatacctcacccaCCATTGTCACTTGTATCAGCAACTGAATCTCCTGTCACCCAAGACCAGAAGGCAACTACACTGGCTTCAGTTTATCTATAAATGCTATTTCTTTAATTATCCATCTTATTTAGAGTAAACTAGTTAAATCCATATAGGTACACTCATGGACTTAGACATCttgatcattttttttttctgtgccaagCATATTTAAAGAAATAGGAAGGCGTGGAATAGATTACCCAGCTCATTGAGATATATTTCATATTTTCCTCTCTTTAAATCATCCTTGCTAAATTTTCTGCATTCATGTGACCAGTGCACTTGCTTTCTTGGTCGTTGACtttaaagcaacaacaacaaaaaagtctatACGCCTGCCTTAGTATCTGTGTTCAACTGTGGAGTCCtttattttgtcttttatttatcatttatttttagtgttatacaaatgtattttttgtgttttacttGCTGATTTTTGCCTATAAATCTATTTGGGGTAGAGACGTTggactgcttagcctgtagtgatgaagagctctggtgtggatgtgtgactgtgtgtaatgtatgtttttgatgtttatagggaccccctcgaaaaagagatggaacatctcaaggggctatcccttaataaaagaattgaattgagaattgaattgaatcaaagAGAAGCAGTTAGGTTATTGAGATGTTTACCAAACTCTCTCCGTTTTCCTCATTATCTCCCTCCCCCTGTTTCTGTCAACCTGTCTCACTTTCTATTTGTCACTCACACAtcgcctgtctctttctctgtctgtctgtctgtctgtctgtctgtctgtctgtctgtctgtctgtctgtctgtctgtctgtctgtctgtctgtctctctgtctgtctgtctgtctgtctgtctgtctgtctgtc contains:
- the LOC134457803 gene encoding adhesion G protein-coupled receptor E1-like, producing the protein MSPQCFTVNCDCQEGFSSGSEDILILEDAECEDVNECVEHAPDCGPNGTCMSTPGGYTCTCPPGFRNHGNISSAPCEELAKVIRNYCQASDVDCKLKFLSSSLSTDLSEMTVSGLLDILLDSPPDSLSSKGDAVLQATEDLVSTLAKPTFTQSSTSFITNTTGII